The Flavobacterium sp. 1 genome contains the following window.
ATTAATTCCAATTAATTCCTCTCTAGTCATTCCCGGTTTTCTAGGAATTCCCGAAGTAATCACAACTACATCACTGTTTGCTGTTTTAGAATAATCATTAGTAACCCCTGAAACATTGGTATTAAAACCAGTATTTGTAGCACATTGCATTATATCCATAGCTTTACCTTCGGCAAAACCTTCTCTGATATCCAATAATACTACTTCACTTGCAATTCCTCTATAAGAAATTGAATCTGCACAGGATGCTCCCACATTCCCTGCTCCTACAATGGTAACTTTCATTTTTATTTGTTTTTTATTAATTTCAAATCAAAAACGAAAAATACAGCTCATTCTAAAAACTACGCATCGATATTAGCGTAAACTGCATTTTTCTCGATAAATTCTCTTCTTGGAGGCACCTCATCACCCATTAACATTGAAAAAACCCTATCCGCTTCAGCAAGACTGTCAATATTTACTTGTCGTAAAGTTCTAAAACTTGGATCCATTGTAGTTTCCCACAATTGCTCCGCATTCATCTCTCCAAGACCTTTATAACGTTGAATTCCTGCACTTCCTCCCATTCTTGCATTCGCCTGATCGCGCTGATCATCATTCCAAGCATATTCTTTTTTATTTCCTTTTTTAACTAAATACAAAGGCGGTGCAGCAATATATACGTGCCCTTCTTCAATTAGCTCTTTCATAAATCGGAAGAAGAATGTCAAAATCAAAGTTGAGATGTGACTGCCATCGACATCGGCATCACACATGATAATCACTTTATGGTAACGCAATTTTGAAATATTCAAAGCTTTACTATCCTCTTCTGTTCCTACAGTCACTCCAAGTGCCGTAAATATATTTCGAATCTCTTCGTTCTCAAAAACCTTGTGATGCATTGCTTTTTCTACATTCAAAATCTTACCACGCAATGGCAAAATAGCTTGAAAAGCACGGTCACGACCCTGTTTTGCCGTTCCGCCTGCCGAATCTCCCTCGACAAGATACACTTCACATTTGGCAGGGTCTTGTTCTGAACAATCGGATAATTTCCCTGGCAATCCACCACCGCCCATTACGGTTTTGCGCTGTACCATTTCACGGGCTTTTTTAGCAGCGTGACGTGCCTGAGCAGCAAGAATAACTTTTTGAACAATAATTCGGGCATCATTTGGATTTTCTTCCAAATAATTTTCAATCATTTCACTCACCGCTTGGCTTACTGGCGAAACAACTTCTCTATTTCCTAATTTAGTTTTAGTCTGCCCCTCAAATTGAGGCTCAGCCACTTTTACCGAAATAATTGCCGTAAGACCTTCACGGAAATCATCTCCGGAAATATCAAACTTTAATTTATCTAACATTCCAGAAGCATCTGCATATTTCTTCAACGATCTTGTAAGACCAGTTCTAAAACCCTGCAGGTGTGTACCTCCTTCATGTGTATTAATATTATTTACATAAGAAAAAATATTTTCAGAGTAGCTTGTGTTATAAATCAAAGCCACTTCAACTGGAATTTCTCCTTTTTCGTTATCCATAGAAATTACGTGTGCAATAATAGGCTCACGGTTTCCGTCTAAATAACGAATGTATTCTTTAAGTCCTTCAGTAGAATAAAACAATTCTGAAAGAAAATTTCCGTCTTTATCTTTTTCTCTTTTATCAGTAAACGTAATTGAAACACCTTTATTCAAAAAAGACAGCTCACGCATACGCGCTGACAAAGTATCATATGAATATTCTATTGTTTGGGTAAAAATGGAAGGATCTGGATAAAAGGTAACAATTGTACCTCTTTTGGTAGTTTCACCAATTTGTTTTACTGGATATAAGGCTTTTCCTTTTTCGTATTCTTGTTCGTAAACTTTTCCGTCACTACTATGAACTGTTGCTCTCAAATGGTTTGACAACGCATTTACAACAGAAACCCCAACACCGTGAAGACCACCAGAAACTTTATAGGAATCTTTATCAAATTTACCTCCAGCACCAATTTTAGTCATTACAACCTCCAATGCAGAAACGCCTTCTTTTTTGTGAATACCGACTGGAATACCACGTCCGTTGTCTTCAACAGATATCGATCCGTCTTCATTGATATCAACCCGTATCGTATCGCAATGACCTCCCATTGCCTCATCGATAGAGTTATCTACTACTTCATAAACTAAATGATGTAACCCTCTTACACCTACATCTCCAATGTACATCGATGGACGCATTCTCACGTGTTCCATTCCTTCTAAAGCTTGGATACTGTCTGCTGAATAATTGTCCTTCTTGATTTCTTCGCTCATATAATTTAATCTAAAAAAAATGTGTTTTTCGTCTAACAGCAAATATATGAAAATGTAATCTATTTAAGGACTTTATTACCATTATAAGCGTTTAAGTTATCAACAAAAGACGCAGATTTCAACAGTAAAAATCAATACCAATGCCAATTTCAATTTCAACGGCAAAAA
Protein-coding sequences here:
- the gyrB gene encoding DNA topoisomerase (ATP-hydrolyzing) subunit B, with translation MSEEIKKDNYSADSIQALEGMEHVRMRPSMYIGDVGVRGLHHLVYEVVDNSIDEAMGGHCDTIRVDINEDGSISVEDNGRGIPVGIHKKEGVSALEVVMTKIGAGGKFDKDSYKVSGGLHGVGVSVVNALSNHLRATVHSSDGKVYEQEYEKGKALYPVKQIGETTKRGTIVTFYPDPSIFTQTIEYSYDTLSARMRELSFLNKGVSITFTDKREKDKDGNFLSELFYSTEGLKEYIRYLDGNREPIIAHVISMDNEKGEIPVEVALIYNTSYSENIFSYVNNINTHEGGTHLQGFRTGLTRSLKKYADASGMLDKLKFDISGDDFREGLTAIISVKVAEPQFEGQTKTKLGNREVVSPVSQAVSEMIENYLEENPNDARIIVQKVILAAQARHAAKKAREMVQRKTVMGGGGLPGKLSDCSEQDPAKCEVYLVEGDSAGGTAKQGRDRAFQAILPLRGKILNVEKAMHHKVFENEEIRNIFTALGVTVGTEEDSKALNISKLRYHKVIIMCDADVDGSHISTLILTFFFRFMKELIEEGHVYIAAPPLYLVKKGNKKEYAWNDDQRDQANARMGGSAGIQRYKGLGEMNAEQLWETTMDPSFRTLRQVNIDSLAEADRVFSMLMGDEVPPRREFIEKNAVYANIDA